Part of the Quercus robur chromosome 5, dhQueRobu3.1, whole genome shotgun sequence genome, TTGACATGGCTTCTCCGTCAGTGGCCGAGGCAGTGGGGGGACGGCTAGGTGTTGTGGAGGATGTGGAAAAGCGACGGCAGCAGGACATCCCAAACTTCTTCTTGCGCGTGAAGGTTGCTCTTCCGTTATCAAAACCGCTTCGGAGAGGGGCCTTTTTAGCAGATTCGAATGGGCAGAAGTATTGGGTTAATTTCAAATATGAGTGTCTTGCTCTGTTTTGCCATTACTGCGGCTTGCTTGGGCATGACCTTCGACATTGTGCCCAATATTTTGGTGCAACTAAGAGTGGCGAAGAGGCAGTTTGTCAATATGGGGACTGGATGAAGGCGACGGGGAGTAGAGCACGATCACCAAATAGGCGAGGACGGTATCGGGACGAAACTGAACGTGCTACTGAGAGTGAGCCGGTCAGTTCACAGCAGGGGAGTGGTAAGGTACCGGATGAGGATGACGGCGGTGGCGGGCTCGCTGGTGATAGGGTTTGAATGTCACAACTGGAGGCTGGTATGGCCGGGAATCACGGGATTCTTCCTGAAAGTTCGCTGCCAAATTCCGTGTTTCAGGGAGAGAAGTTTACGGAGATCATGGAGCTGGAAGGGTTGGCTGGGCCTACGCATGGGGGTGATGTTCAAAGGCCAAAAACGGATGGGCTTGGGGACTTCATTGGGCCTACGAACCAGATTGTTAATAAGGGGCCTATGGATCAGGTTGATGCTTAAGGAAATAGGCAGCAGATTAAAGCTAGTGGGCCTTAAAGTATGGAGAAACAAAGCAGGTGGACAAGGCTTACACGTATGGATTTTGGCCCTGGGGATTTATTCAAAGAAGGGGCAAAGACTATATTGGGGAAGAGAGGCAGCCAAGGAATGCAGCTGGATTTGCATGACAAAAGTGATGAGCATGTAGAGAAGAAAGCAAAGGGTTGGGATGTTTCTGAAATTGTTGAAGCAGCGGGGGTGTTGCAACACCCTTGCCGAGAGCAATGATGATTTTAAGCtggaactgccaagggcttgggaacctttGGACAGTTCAAAGCCTTCACAAATTAGTGAGGGAACAAGTTCCCGATGTTTGTTTCTTAATGAAAACAAGGTTGGATTGAAGCAGTTTTGAGAAACATTGTGGTGACGTgccttttaaaaataagttgataGTGAAAAAGCCAAATTCGGGTGGAGGGTTGGCCTTGTTGTGGAAGGAGGACGTGAATTTAGACGTGGTTAATTTTACTGACAATCATATGTTGGCTAAAGTGGTGGAACCTGATGGCTTTGTGTGGCATCTGACTGGATTTTATGGGTGGCCTGAAGCAAATGAAAAGAGGAAGTCATAGGCACTTTTATCTCATTTAAAGACTTTTGTTGAGAGTCCTTGGTGTTGTATTGGGGATTTCAATGCAATACTTCATGCTTCGGAGAAACAAAGTGTTAATGCACCTTACTTTAATCAGATGGAGGATTTTCGAGTTGCTTTGGACAATTGTGAGTTGAATGATTTGGGGTTCACTGGGCATAAGTTCACATGGACAAACAGACGGCCAGGTTCAGCTCATACAAAGCAAAGGTTGGATAGAGCTACGGCTAATGAAAGTTGGTCTGAAAAGTTCCCTGCAAGTGTGGTTTCCCATTTATTTAGTCATGCTTCTGATCACATTCCTATTCTATTAACCATGAATGATAGGCGGCTAAGGGGTAGGGGGGCTAGTGGTTTCAGGTTTGAGGAGTGCTGGTTGATGTGGGAGGATTGTGAGGAGGCCGTTTTGGAGGCATGGACAAAAGGAGGACTTGGTAGATTGGGTTTGAGTGGTTTGAGGGACCAAATTCAAAGTTGTGGGGTTGAGTTGCATGCATGGGGTTCTTCTAAAACTAAACCTGAAACAGAGAAGATTAAAAGATTACAAAAGAAGCTGGAACTTTTAAATGCTAGCGAAATGACTGAGGAAAGCAGGAATGAATTTCTTTTGCTGAGTAAATATTTGGATGATTTATTACTAAAGCAAGAGGTTTTTTGGCGTCAAAGATCCAGGGTGTCATGGTTAAAGTATGGAGATaggaatactaaattttttcacTCTAAGGCTTCTCAACGAAGGCGTAGGAATTTTATTAAGGGAATAAAGAATGCTGAAGGGGTTTGGGTGGAAGAGGTGGATGAGGTAGCAGAGGTAGCTTCTAACTATTTCATGAATATTTTTAAAGCAGGTACTTGTGACAAAATGGAGGAATGCCTTGACGCAGTTAACTGGAGGATGTCGCGGATATGTTGGAGGTGCTTTCCAGGCCGTACAGTAGTGAGGAAGTTAGAACAGTGTTGTTCCAGATGGGACCAACAAAGGCTCCTGGACCCGATGGTATGAATGCTCTTTCCtatcaaaaattttggcatattgttGGTCCTGAGGTGACTGAGGCTGTGTTAGATTTTTTGCATACCGGTCATATGGTACCTGATATTAACTATACTCATATAGTTCTAATTCCTAAAGTTAAGAAACCGGAGAAAATGGCAGATTTTAGACCTATTAGCCTTTGCAAtgtgatttataaaattatttctaagGTTTTGGCGAACAGGTTGAAACTGATTTTGCCACAGTTAATTTCCCCTACTCAGAGTGCTTTCGTACCTGGACGCCTTATCACTGATAATGTGCTAGTTGCCTATGAGACATTGCATGCCATGCATATTCgaaagaagggaaagaaggGGGCTTTAGCTCTTAAATTGGATGTAAGCAAGGcttatgatagggtggagtgggGTTTCCTTAAAGGCATGATGCTTAAATTGGGGTTTCCGGAGATTTGGGTTGACAGGTTCATGAGTTGTGTCTCTACACCCTCCTTTTCTGTCCGAATAAATGGGAAAGCTTATGGGAATATCACTCCTTCTAAGGGTATTCGTCAAGGAGATCCACTATCCCCCTATCTGTTTCTGTTATGTGCTGAAGGTTTTACTTCACTTCTTGCTAGAAACGAGCTTGAAGGGCGACTACATGGGGTGGCTTTATGTCTAAATGCGCCGTCTATCTCTAATTTGCTCTTTGCTgatgattctttgattttttgtcaaGCTAATAAAGATGAAGTGCAGGTGGTGTCTGATACCCTACAGCTGTATGCTGAAGCCTCGGGCCAATGTATAAATCTTGAGAAGTCTTCTGCTTATTTCAGTAGTAATGTGTCTGTGGAGCAGAAAACATGGATAATTGACAAATTAAAGGTTAAGGAAGTGGCGAGGTTTGATAATTATTTGGGGCTGCCTACTTTAATAGGACGAAGAAAGTATGAGACTTTTGCTTTCCTGAAGGAAAGGGTTTGGAGGAAATTGCAGGGTTGGAAAGGGAAATTGCTTTCTAAGGCTGGCAAGGAAGTTCTTATAAAAGCAGTGGCTCAATCCATTCCCACATATACCATGGGGGTATTTTTGTTGCCGGGGAAATTATGTGATGAGTTGGACTCTATGTGTGCtagattttggtggggccaagttggggaggaaaggaaaatacacCGGAAAAATTGGAGTTTTTTAACGCTGTCAAAGAAAGAGGGCGGAATGGGCTTCAGAGATTTAAAATCTTTTAATTTAGCTATGTTAGCAAAACAGGGTTGGAGGCTGCTACAGGATAAAGGCTCTCTGTTGTACAGTTGTTTTAAAGCCAAATACTTTCTGCGGTGTGATTTTCTTGAAGCTACTGATTGCCAAAATAGTTCTTACGTATGGAAAAGTTTGTTAGCGGCTCAACCAATATTGAAGAAAGGGTGTTTTTGGAGAGTAGGAAATGGGGCTTCAATTCGTGTGCTTAAAGATTGCTGGCTACCAAAccatccaacaaaaaaaatattgtttcaaCCAGAGGAGGAAATTTGGGAATGGAGAGTTTCTGATTTAGTTGATTGGCAGACTCATCAATGGGATAGAGGATGAATTATGGCCATGTTTCACCAATTTGATGCGGAAGCAATACTTCAAGTTCCTTTAAGTAGGCGGGTTGTTCAGGATGTGGTTGTATGGTCTTTTGCAAAAAGAGGCAGATATACAGTCCGGTCTGGGTATTTTGTGGCAAAGCAATTAAGGAAGGATGAGTTAAATGTTGGGGAGGCTTCAGAGCACAGAGCACTTGGGTTCCTTTGGTCACGTTTGTGGAAAGCAGCTGTTCCAAGCAAGATAAAGATTTTTTCTTGGAGGGCTTGTCTTAATATTCTGCCCACACAAGATAATCTTATTCGAAGAAGGGTGATGGAGAATGCACGTTGTTGTCTCTGTCAACAAGAGGCTGAAACGGTTCTGCATGTTCTTTGGAGTTATGGGGCGGCGCAAGATGTTTGGGCTGGGAGCTTAGGTAGACTTCAAAAATCTTGTACAGCACAGACCGATTTCTTGCAGTTGGTCACAGGTCTTCTGGTGAAGCTTTCTGAGGAGGAATGGAATTTGTTCTGGATTACTTGTTGGCTGATATGGCACCAGAGGAATACGGTTATTCATGGAGGTGTTTTCCAGCATCCCTCAAGATCAGCCCAACGTGCTGTTGACTATTTGAAGGAGTATACGGCTGCACAAGATTCTTTGCATGTGCCTATTCCGAATTATATTCCAGCACAGTAGACATGGCAGCCTCCACCAGAAACGTTATTCA contains:
- the LOC126728163 gene encoding uncharacterized protein LOC126728163 codes for the protein MEDFRVALDNCELNDLGFTGHKFTWTNRRPGSAHTKQRLDRATANESWSEKFPASVVSHLFSHASDHIPILLTMNDRRLRGRGASGFRFEECWLMWEDCEEAVLEAWTKGGLGRLGLSGLRDQIQSCGVELHAWGSSKTKPETEKIKRLQKKLELLNASEMTEESRNEFLLLSKYLDDLLLKQEVFWRQRSRVSWLKYGDRNTKFFHSKASQRRRRNFIKGIKNAEGVWVEEVDEVLVTKWRNALTQLTGGCRGYVGGAFQAVQ